CACGGCCAGAAACGTGGCTTTGTTCATCCCCGAGCTCCTCACGGACAGGACATGGCGGCGAGCGGTTCGCCTGCTGTGCGTTGCGTCAGCAAGACCCAGTATAGGCGAGGCGGGGAGGGATTCAATGCTCACACGAATTGCGGCCGCGCGCGGTGGGGCTCCGCCGGGCGCGGCCCGCAAACGGCGCACCCTATAATGGCGCGAGCGGATTCGACGGCGCAGGTTGCGCCGCTGCGCTGCACAAGCCGGTCCGGCGTGGGTCTGCCGCCGCTTATGTGCAGCGCACCATGACCTTGCCGATCAGGTCGATTCATTTGGCATACCCGGACATCATGAAGATTATCCGTAGCAAGACATTTACGGCGCAGCGTCCCTGGGGCGCGCTCGATATCGCCAACATGCGGGGCATCACTACGCGGCTGCACTGGACGGATCAGCCGTACAAGTGGCACGTCAACGACGGCGAGGAAGTGTTTGCGGTGCTCGACGGCCGGGTGGAGATGCGCTACCGCGAAGCGGGCGAGGAACGCTCCGTGCTGCTGGAGACGGGCGATGTCTTCTTTGCTTCGGTCGGGACCGAGCATGTTGCGCATCCGCAGGGCGAAGCGCGCATCCTCGTGGTCGAGTCCGAGGGTAGTGTTTGAGCGTGGCGGACGGGATTGTTTCGGAGCGCCAGGCAAAGTGCGGACCCAGGCGCCGGGCGAATGACCCGCCGGGGCGCGGACGCTTGACGATTGATTGACTCACGTGCCGAGGATTATCAGATGACAGAAAAGTCGCAACGTGCAGCTTCGCAGGTTCTGATTGCTGTTTCGGTCGTGGCCGCGCTCAGCGGTTGCACGATGACGCCGTGGGGCGAGAACTCATCCTCGTACAACGGCACCTCCGGGAGTTATCAGACCGGCAACGTGCCGACCGGGCAGGTGGCCGCAGGCTATTACCGCGTCAACCCCGGCGACACGCTGCCGGGCATCGCGGCCGCCTACGGCCAGCATCCCCAGGATCTGGCGCGCTGGAACGGTCTGCTGCCCAACGCGAGCGTGACGGTCGGCCAGGTGCTGCGGGTGGCGCCGCCGCCGGCCGGCGTGAGCCCGCCTGCTCCGGCAGGCGGCTCGGTCGCGCAGCAGGGCGCCTTGCTGTGGCCGCTGCGTGGACCGGTCCTCAAGTCCTTCATGCCGGGTAGCAGCAAGGGCATCGTGATTGGCGGCAGGATCGGCGATCCGGTCAAGGCCGCGGCCGCGGGACGTGTCGTGTATGCGGGCACCGGTATCGAGGCCTATGGGCCGTTGATCATCATCAAGCACAGCGATTCGCTGATTACGGCGTATGGCCAGAACAGCACCTTGCTGGTCAAGGAGGGCGACGCCGTCACCCAGGGGCAGGTCATCGGCGAGGTGGGCGCGGACAGCCGGGGCGTCGGCTCGATCCAGTTCGAGGTGCGTCACGACGGCCATCCTGTCGATCCGCTGACGTGGCTACCCAGAACGGGCGGCTAAGTGTGACGATGTGACGGGACGGGTGTCGGGACGCGCGCTTTTTTCGCCTGGTTTGCAGCGCGGTCGTAATTGAATACACTCGTTGGTTCACGCGCCGCCACCCCACGCCGGGAGCGCGCGAAAGCGACCCCGGCCCAGGCGCTCTCACACACAGGAATGTCAGATGATCGATTTGCGCAGCGATACCGTCACCCGTCCGAGTCAGGCCATGCTGGCGGCCATGACCGCCGCCGAAGTCGGGGATGACGTCTGGGGCGACGACCCGACCGTGTTGCGCCTGCAAGCCACCGTCGCCGAGCGCGCGGGCAAGGAAGCGGGCCTGTTCTTCCCGAGCGGCACGCAAAGCAATCTGGCCGCGCTGATGGCGCATTGCGCGCGCGGCGACGAATACATCGTCGGCCAGGCGGCGCACACCTACAAATACGAAGGCGGCGGGGCCGCGGTGCTGGGCAGCATCCAGCCGCAGCCGATCGAGAATGCCGCCGACGGCTCGCTGCCGCTCGACAAGATCGCCGCCGCCATCAAACCTGTCGACGACCACTTCGCGCGCACGCGGCTGCTGGCGCTGGAGAATACGATCGGCGGCAAGGTGCTGCTGGCGGGCTATGTGGCCGAGGCGGTCCAGCTCGCGCGTGAGCACAAGCTGGTCACGCACCTGGACGGCGCGCGCGTCTGCAATGCCGCGGTGGCGTCCGGCCAGCCGCTGGCCGCGCTGTGCGCACCGTTCGACTCCGTCTCCATCTGCTTTTCCAAGGGGCTGGGGACGCCGGTGGGGTCGGTGCTGGTCGGCAGCAAGGATCTGCTGCAGAGCGCGCATCGGTGGCGCAAGGTGCTGGGCGGCGGCATGCGCCAGGCCGGCGTGCTGGCGGCGGCCTGTATCTATGCGCTGGAGCACAACGTCGAGCGCCTCGCCGAGGATCACGCCAACGCCGCGCATCTGGCCGCGGGTCTGGCGCAGATCGATCAGGTCAAGGTGCTGTCGCAAGCCACCAATATGGTGTTCGCGCAATTTCCCTCGCAGCATTGCGTGCCGCTCGAAGCGTGGCTGAAAGAGCGCGGCATCCTCACGCAGATGCTGTATGCCTCGCGTTTCGTCACGCATATGGACGTGTCGCGCGCGGACATCGACACGTTCCTCTCAGCGGTGAAGGGGTATTTCGCGGCGCATTGAGGGGCGAGTCACTTCGCCGACGTCGGCGCACTCACCGCCGCGCGATGCGACGGTGCGAATAGCCGCAAGCCGCTGGCAATACTCGCGGCCCCTGCGAACACCGCGCCGGCCGTTAGCGCCAGCGTCGGACCATGCCGGCCGGCAAGCCCGAAGCTCAGCGCCACCAGCGCCGCGCCCGTCGTCTGACCAATCAGGCGCGCGGTGGCGATAATGCCGCTCGCGCCGCCGCTACGCTCGGGCGGCGCGCTGGCCATCAACGCCTTCAGGTTCGGCGACTGGAAAAAGCCGAACCCCGCCCCGCAGACCGCCATCCGGATGCCGATGTCGAGCACGTGCGGATGCGCCGGCAATAGCGCGAGCGACGCCATGCCCGCGGACAGCACCGCCAGTCCGACTGCCCCCAGCAGACCGGGCGGATAGCGATCCGACAAGCGCCCGGCAAGGGGCGCGGCCAAGGCAACCACGACCGGCCATGGCGTCATCAGAAAGCCCGTCTCCACCTGGCTGCGATGCAGCACATCTTCGAAGTAGAACGGCAGCGAAACGAACGCGAGACCTTGTGCGGCGAACGAGCAGACGGCAGTCACCGCGGACAGCGCGAACACCGGCAGCTTGAACAGGTCGACGGGGAGCATCGGCGACGGGTGTCCGGCTTCGCGCCGCATCAGCAGCAGCCCGAACACGACGGCCACCGCCGCCGCGCCCAGCACGTATTGGGTCGGCTCGCGCTGCGCCGCCTCGCCGAGCGCGAAGATCAGCGCTGCAAACGTGATCACGCTAAGCAGGGCGGCAACCCGGTCGAAATTGTGGCCGCCGCGCGTGGTATGGGGCAGCGCAGGCAGGGCGAACGCCAGCGCGACAATGCCCAGCGGGACGTTGACTGCGAACAGCCACGGCCAGGTGGCGAGCGACAGGATCAGCGAAGCCACCGTCGGGCCGACCGCGAACGACACCCCGACCACCAGCGCATTGAGCCCGAGGGCGCGCCCCAGCCGGTGCTGCGGATACAGGTAGCGGATCAGCGCGGCATTGACGCTCATGATCGCGCTGGCGCCCAGGCCCTGCAGCACCCGCGCCGCGGCCAGCAAGGGCAGCGTGCCGGAGAGCGAGCAGGCGAGCGAGGCCACCGTGAACACCGCAATCCCAGCAATGTAAATGCGCCGGTGGCCGACGATATCGCCAAGTGCCGCGAGCGGCAGCAAGGTCGCGACCATCGCCAGCTGGTAGGCGTTGATGATCCAGACCGACGCGGCGGGCGCCGCGTGCAGGTCGGCGGCGATGGCCGGCAACGCGGTATTGGCGATCGCGGTGTCGAGCGTGGCGAGCGCGACGGCCAGCATGATCGCCGCCATCGCGCGGCGGTTGCTGGCCGACATCGGGGCATCGCCTGGCGGCGCGTAGTCGGGGGAAAGCGGGGTCTTCGCGGACACGGGCTCGGCTCGTCGGATGGCGCGCGTCGTTCGGCGAAGCGGCTCGCGAGCGCCTCGCGGGATCGATGCAATCGCGCGGATTAAAAGGATGAAGCGGATTTGAAAGGCTGCACGCGTGGCGTGCGTGGCCAATGGACAGGCCGCACGCTCGGGCACGCCGCGTTAAACAGATTGTTACAGAGCCGGCGAAATTCTGCTGGCGGCCGGGCAGGGGCGTGGCACGGCTTCATAACGCAACTAACGGTCAAGCCCGGCCGCCGCCCCCGAACACGGGTGCTCGCGGCAAAATCAACCTCAACTAAACGAAGCCAGCAAGATCGACAGCTTGCGAATATGCGCCTTGAATGCCTCCGTCGTCTCGCGCTCGTGTCCGGCGCTCAAATGCGGTGCTTCGGCCAGTTCGACCTGCTGCTGGAATTCGTCGGCGATCCGGCGGCGCGTCTCCGGCGGCAGGGCGCGAATCAGCGAGACCAGCAGCAGTTCCTGGGCGTGGAACATTCCGAGCATGGATTGTGCGTTCATCTCGACCTCCGTCGGAGCAGGATGAAGAGGGCGGGCGCGGCGTCGGCATGCGCAGGGCAAGCGGTCGTCGAGCTGCCTTCTTCTTCCTCCATACTAGTGCAGGCAAGCGGGCTGATTGAGGCGCGCCTGCACCGTATCTGTGCTTGACGTGCATGGTGCGGGCGTTGACCCACCGCGCGAGGCACGCTGCGCGCGGCGCCGTGGGCCGAGCGTCCCGGTGACGGAGAGCCGGAAATGTCCTACTCTGCATATTTACCCGCCTGACCGGCACGCGCCTCCCGTCCGTCAACTGTGCGGTTCGCGTGTACTGTGTCGCACTTACCGGAGGCTTCAATGACAGCCGTGGATCTGGAGTTTGACCAGCTCAACAGCACTGTCGATGCGCTACGGCGCTCTATTTCCAATCGCATGATGTACGGTGTCGGTAAGGACGCCGTCACGGCCCGTCCGCATGACTGGCTGCACGCCGCGGCGCTCGCGGTACGCGACCGTCTGGTCGCACGCTGGATGAAGACCACGCGCCTGCAATACGAGCAGGACGTGAAGCGCGTGTACTACCTGTCGATGGAATTCCTGATCGGCCGCACCTTCACCAACGCCTTGCTGGCGCTCGGCATCTATGAGCCGATGCGCGAGGCGCTGGCGAGCCTCGGCGTCGATATGGAAGTCCTGACCGATATGGAGCCGGACGCCGCGCTCGGCAACGGCGGCCTGGGGCGTCTCGCCGCCTGCTTTCTCGATTCGATGGCCACGCTCGGCATTCCCGGTTTCGGCTATGGCATCCGCTACGAATACGGCATGTTCCGCCAGCAGATCGTCAACGGCGAGCAGGTGGAAGCGCCGGATTACTGGCTGCGCGCCGGCAATCCCTGGGAGTTTCCGCGCTCCGAGATCCAGTATCTGGTCCACTTCGGCGGCCGCACGGTGCAGCGCGGCGAGCATGTCGAATGGATCGACACCGAGCATGTCAACGCGATGGCCTACGACACGGTCATCCCCGGCTATGCGACCAGCGCCACCAACACGCTGCGCTTGTGGTCCGCACGGGCGAGCGAAGAGCTCGATCTGTCGGCGTTCAATCGCGGCGATTACCGCAGCGCCGTGGACGCGAAGACGATGTCGGAGAACGTCTCGCGCCTCTTGTACCCGGACGATTCCACGCCGGCGGGTCGCGAGCTGCGGCTGCGTCAGGAGTATTTCTTCGTTTCGGCGACCATGCAGGATCTGATCCGCCGCTATCAGCGCACCCACAGCACGTTCGGCCGCTTTGCCGAGAAGGTGGCGGTGCATCTGAACGATACGCATCCGGTGCTGGCGATCCCCGAACTGATGCGCCTGCTGGTGGACGTGCATCACGTGCCGTGGGACAAGGCATGGCACCAGATCCAGCAGATGTTCTCGTACACCAATCACACGCTGATGCCCGAAGCGCTCGAGACGTGGGATGTCGAGACGCTCGCGCGCCTGTTGCCGCGTCACCTCGAGATCATCTTCGAGATCAACGCGCAGTTCCTCAAGCACGTCAGCGAACAGTCCGGCCACGACGCCGAAATGATCCGGCGCATTTCGCTCGTCGACGAATACGGCCAGCGCCGCGTGCGGATGGCCTATCTGGCGATCGTCGCGAGCCAGAAGGTCAACGGGGTGTCGAAGCTGCATTCGCAACTGATGACGCGCGATATCTTCGCGGACTTCGCGCGCATCTACCCTGAGCGCTTTACCAACGTGACCAACGGCATCACGCCGCGCCGCTGGCTGGCGCAGGCGAGTCCGTCGTTGTCGTCGCTGATCGACCAGCAGATCGGCACCCACTGGCGCCGCGATCTGTTCGAGCTGGAGAAGCTGCGCGACCTGCGCAACGACAGCGGATTTGTCGACGCGTTTCGCGAAGCGAAG
Above is a genomic segment from Paraburkholderia phenazinium containing:
- a CDS encoding MFS transporter; translated protein: MSASNRRAMAAIMLAVALATLDTAIANTALPAIAADLHAAPAASVWIINAYQLAMVATLLPLAALGDIVGHRRIYIAGIAVFTVASLACSLSGTLPLLAAARVLQGLGASAIMSVNAALIRYLYPQHRLGRALGLNALVVGVSFAVGPTVASLILSLATWPWLFAVNVPLGIVALAFALPALPHTTRGGHNFDRVAALLSVITFAALIFALGEAAQREPTQYVLGAAAVAVVFGLLLMRREAGHPSPMLPVDLFKLPVFALSAVTAVCSFAAQGLAFVSLPFYFEDVLHRSQVETGFLMTPWPVVVALAAPLAGRLSDRYPPGLLGAVGLAVLSAGMASLALLPAHPHVLDIGIRMAVCGAGFGFFQSPNLKALMASAPPERSGGASGIIATARLIGQTTGAALVALSFGLAGRHGPTLALTAGAVFAGAASIASGLRLFAPSHRAAVSAPTSAK
- the ltaE gene encoding low-specificity L-threonine aldolase, translated to MIDLRSDTVTRPSQAMLAAMTAAEVGDDVWGDDPTVLRLQATVAERAGKEAGLFFPSGTQSNLAALMAHCARGDEYIVGQAAHTYKYEGGGAAVLGSIQPQPIENAADGSLPLDKIAAAIKPVDDHFARTRLLALENTIGGKVLLAGYVAEAVQLAREHKLVTHLDGARVCNAAVASGQPLAALCAPFDSVSICFSKGLGTPVGSVLVGSKDLLQSAHRWRKVLGGGMRQAGVLAAACIYALEHNVERLAEDHANAAHLAAGLAQIDQVKVLSQATNMVFAQFPSQHCVPLEAWLKERGILTQMLYASRFVTHMDVSRADIDTFLSAVKGYFAAH
- a CDS encoding cupin domain-containing protein, whose protein sequence is MKIIRSKTFTAQRPWGALDIANMRGITTRLHWTDQPYKWHVNDGEEVFAVLDGRVEMRYREAGEERSVLLETGDVFFASVGTEHVAHPQGEARILVVESEGSV
- a CDS encoding peptidoglycan DD-metalloendopeptidase family protein; translated protein: MTEKSQRAASQVLIAVSVVAALSGCTMTPWGENSSSYNGTSGSYQTGNVPTGQVAAGYYRVNPGDTLPGIAAAYGQHPQDLARWNGLLPNASVTVGQVLRVAPPPAGVSPPAPAGGSVAQQGALLWPLRGPVLKSFMPGSSKGIVIGGRIGDPVKAAAAGRVVYAGTGIEAYGPLIIIKHSDSLITAYGQNSTLLVKEGDAVTQGQVIGEVGADSRGVGSIQFEVRHDGHPVDPLTWLPRTGG
- a CDS encoding glycogen/starch/alpha-glucan phosphorylase, giving the protein MTAVDLEFDQLNSTVDALRRSISNRMMYGVGKDAVTARPHDWLHAAALAVRDRLVARWMKTTRLQYEQDVKRVYYLSMEFLIGRTFTNALLALGIYEPMREALASLGVDMEVLTDMEPDAALGNGGLGRLAACFLDSMATLGIPGFGYGIRYEYGMFRQQIVNGEQVEAPDYWLRAGNPWEFPRSEIQYLVHFGGRTVQRGEHVEWIDTEHVNAMAYDTVIPGYATSATNTLRLWSARASEELDLSAFNRGDYRSAVDAKTMSENVSRLLYPDDSTPAGRELRLRQEYFFVSATMQDLIRRYQRTHSTFGRFAEKVAVHLNDTHPVLAIPELMRLLVDVHHVPWDKAWHQIQQMFSYTNHTLMPEALETWDVETLARLLPRHLEIIFEINAQFLKHVSEQSGHDAEMIRRISLVDEYGQRRVRMAYLAIVASQKVNGVSKLHSQLMTRDIFADFARIYPERFTNVTNGITPRRWLAQASPSLSSLIDQQIGTHWRRDLFELEKLRDLRNDSGFVDAFREAKRQNKLRLAQRLAHHTKVSFDPNALFDLQVKRIHEYKRQLLNVLHVIVRYNQIRANPERDWVPRVVMFAGKAASAYRMAKTIIKLIGDVSEKVNHDPLIGDRLKVVFVPNYGVSVAELIIPAADLSEQISMAGTEASGTGNMKLALNGALTIGTMDGANIEICDAVGRENIFIFGHTADEVDGLRAAGYRPRQLYEENPELRMALDQIRTGFFSPDDPLRFADIFHTLVDWGDHYMVLADFAAFAEAQNAVDERFRNPRAWAESAIENVAGMGQFSSDRTIGEYARNIWHVKPLDM